From Dehalococcoidia bacterium, the proteins below share one genomic window:
- a CDS encoding TetR/AcrR family transcriptional regulator codes for MHDLPAPDLRHRILDAAERLIQAEGVPGLTLARAAAEAGASKGGLLHHFGSKEALLAALMERLAGFVRDSFEATLAATPEGPGRVARACLRWQFEDEACADERADRAAAVLLAAHHHDPRLLDPVRRVLDGFRSRLEEDGLPPGHGLAVWAACDGLFVARLFGLYSLSPAERAALHTTLSRLAGGAP; via the coding sequence ATGCACGACCTGCCCGCGCCCGATCTGCGCCACCGCATCCTCGATGCCGCCGAACGGCTGATCCAGGCCGAGGGCGTGCCCGGCCTCACCCTCGCCCGCGCCGCCGCCGAGGCCGGCGCCTCCAAGGGCGGGCTGCTGCATCATTTCGGCTCCAAGGAGGCGCTGCTTGCCGCGCTGATGGAACGGCTCGCCGGCTTCGTGCGCGACTCCTTCGAGGCCACTCTCGCCGCGACGCCGGAGGGGCCGGGCCGCGTCGCCCGCGCCTGCCTGCGCTGGCAGTTCGAGGACGAGGCCTGCGCCGACGAACGGGCCGACCGCGCCGCGGCCGTGCTGCTCGCCGCGCACCACCACGACCCGCGTCTGCTCGACCCGGTGCGCCGGGTGCTTGACGGGTTCCGCAGCCGGCTCGAGGAGGACGGGCTGCCGCCCGGCCACGGGCTTGCCGTATGGGCCGCCTGCGACGGGCTGTTCGTCGCCCGGCTCTTCGGCCTCTACAGCCTTTCGCCCGCCGAACGTGCCGCGCTGCACACGACGCTCTCGCGCCTTGCCGGAGGCGCGCCATGA